A genomic region of Candidatus Rokuibacteriota bacterium contains the following coding sequences:
- a CDS encoding cob(I)yrinic acid a,c-diamide adenosyltransferase, translated as MPIRITRVYTRTGDRGDTALVGGQRVAKDSPRIEAYGTVDELNAVVGLARVFNAERLKRGKDHRWLDEVLRRLQNELFDLGSELATPEDAAYEGMHRVGEAEVTGLERLMDQCQKDLPPLKSFVLPGGGRVGGFLHQARTVCRRAERHILALSRVEPMSEWPLKYVNRLSDLLFVLSRWVGLRLGETEFLWERGLASHARRQRR; from the coding sequence ATGCCGATCCGGATCACCCGCGTCTACACGCGCACCGGCGACAGGGGAGACACGGCCCTCGTGGGCGGCCAGCGCGTGGCGAAGGACTCCCCGCGCATCGAGGCCTACGGCACCGTGGACGAGCTGAACGCCGTCGTGGGGCTGGCGCGCGTCTTCAACGCCGAGCGGCTCAAGAGAGGGAAGGACCATCGCTGGCTCGACGAGGTGCTCCGGCGCCTGCAGAACGAGCTGTTCGACCTGGGGAGCGAGCTGGCCACGCCCGAGGACGCGGCCTACGAGGGCATGCACCGCGTGGGCGAGGCCGAGGTGACGGGGCTCGAGCGGCTCATGGACCAGTGCCAGAAGGACCTGCCCCCGCTCAAGTCGTTCGTGCTCCCCGGCGGCGGTCGCGTCGGCGGCTTCCTCCACCAGGCCCGCACAGTGTGCCGGCGCGCCGAGCGGCACATCCTGGCGCTCTCGCGGGTGGAGCCCATGAGCGAGTGGCCGCTCAAGTATGTCAACCGGCTGAGCGACCTGCTCTTCGTCCTCTCCCGCTGGGTGGGGCTGCGCCTCGGGGAGACGGAGTTCCTCTGGGAGCGGGGGCTCGCCTCTCATGCGCGACGCCAGCGTCGATGA
- a CDS encoding GNAT family N-acetyltransferase: protein MSWRAGGYAIRRATPADHDAVARELAAYLDFLGEPLDGEGLDRDIARWQEAYDGARGVMLLVVDPRGALVGTAAVRRLEPEVGELKRMWIRPAHQGRGLGRPLLDACLAVARALGCRRLRLDSERRLEAAVHLYRAYGFSEIADYNGNPRAELWMEVRL, encoded by the coding sequence CTGTCCTGGCGGGCGGGCGGGTACGCGATCCGGCGGGCGACCCCTGCGGATCACGACGCGGTGGCGCGGGAGCTCGCCGCTTACCTGGACTTCCTCGGCGAGCCGCTCGACGGCGAGGGACTCGACCGCGACATCGCCCGCTGGCAGGAGGCCTATGACGGCGCCCGCGGCGTGATGCTCCTCGTGGTGGACCCTCGAGGAGCGCTGGTCGGGACGGCGGCCGTGCGGCGCCTGGAGCCGGAGGTGGGCGAGCTGAAGCGCATGTGGATCCGGCCGGCGCATCAGGGGCGCGGCCTCGGCCGTCCGCTCCTGGACGCCTGCCTCGCCGTGGCCCGCGCGCTCGGCTGCCGACGCCTGCGCCTGGACAGCGAGCGCAGGCTCGAGGCGGCGGTGCATCTCTACCGCGCCTACGGCTTCTCCGAGATCGCCGACTACAACGGCAACCCGCGTGCGGAGCTGTGGATGGAAGTGCGCCTCTGA
- a CDS encoding CoA-binding protein: protein MGDWRENLVTDADGIARIVRGCRRIAVLGIKPEARADRPAFYVPAYMAAQGYDIVPVPVYYPEVTEILGRPVFHRLADVPGPVDMVNVFRRPRDIPPHLPDILTTRPRVVWFQLGITHDAAAETLARAGIEVVQDRCLLVEHQRLR from the coding sequence GTGGGCGACTGGCGGGAGAACCTGGTGACGGACGCGGACGGCATCGCGCGGATCGTGCGCGGGTGCCGGCGGATCGCCGTGCTCGGCATCAAGCCCGAGGCGCGGGCGGACCGACCCGCCTTCTACGTGCCGGCCTACATGGCCGCCCAGGGGTACGACATCGTCCCGGTGCCGGTGTACTACCCCGAGGTGACGGAGATCCTCGGCCGTCCCGTCTTCCACCGGCTCGCGGACGTCCCGGGTCCCGTGGACATGGTCAACGTCTTCCGGCGCCCGCGCGACATCCCGCCGCATCTGCCGGACATCCTCACCACCAGGCCGCGGGTGGTGTGGTTCCAGCTCGGCATCACCCACGATGCGGCGGCCGAGACGCTGGCCCGGGCGGGAATAGAGGTCGTGCAGGACCGCTGTCTCCTCGTGGAGCATCAGCGCCTCCGCTAG
- the ggt gene encoding gamma-glutamyltransferase, whose translation MDPVRPLAEAPRGMVASPHRLASQAGVEVLGAGGSAVDAAIATSAVLCVVYPHMTSVGGDAFWLVHDAHRGGVRFLNGGGRAAAAAALDWFASRGLDEIPLHGIVPATLTVPGAVDSWCQAHAAHGRLPLARDLAPAVTLARDGFEVSERLARWTGEASGDLARDPGAAAIFLPEGRPPVAGQRLANPDLARTLTAIGAGGRAAFYEGEVAREMARHARAHGGFFTERDFLAQRARWGEPLSGGYRGVTIYETPPPTQGLAVLEMLRLLEPYDLGAMEYLGPDHVHLLVQAKMLAYHDRDRLLADPDFARVPVERLLSRAYADERRRLIDPARALPWDGVPAAGSLAGDTVYVCAVDAEGNAASLIQSLYGIYGSGVVAGSTGVVLQNRSAYFSLDPDHPNRLEPGKIPFHTLIASLAFRGDGLWQAFGCMGADGQPQIHLQAYTAMIDFGRSLPEALASPRWLSGRFVLGDPRDLLNMEGRFPEHTFAELERRGHRINRWGAWSELAGHAHGITVDPDRRTRLGAADPRSDGAALGC comes from the coding sequence GTGGACCCGGTCCGGCCGCTCGCCGAGGCCCCCCGCGGCATGGTCGCCTCGCCTCACAGGCTGGCCTCGCAGGCCGGCGTCGAGGTGCTCGGAGCGGGCGGCTCGGCGGTGGATGCCGCCATCGCCACGAGCGCCGTGCTCTGCGTCGTCTACCCGCACATGACGAGCGTGGGCGGGGATGCCTTCTGGCTCGTCCACGACGCCCACCGGGGCGGCGTGCGCTTCCTCAACGGCGGCGGCCGGGCCGCCGCCGCCGCCGCGCTCGACTGGTTCGCCTCCCGCGGCCTCGACGAGATCCCGCTTCACGGCATCGTGCCCGCGACGCTCACCGTGCCCGGGGCCGTGGACAGCTGGTGCCAGGCGCACGCGGCTCACGGGCGGCTGCCCCTCGCGCGCGATCTGGCGCCGGCCGTCACGCTGGCGCGCGACGGCTTCGAGGTGTCCGAGCGACTCGCGCGCTGGACCGGCGAGGCTTCCGGGGATCTCGCCCGCGACCCCGGCGCGGCGGCCATCTTCTTGCCGGAGGGGCGGCCGCCGGTGGCGGGGCAGCGGCTCGCCAATCCCGACCTGGCGCGGACGCTCACGGCCATCGGGGCCGGCGGGCGCGCCGCCTTCTACGAGGGCGAGGTCGCGCGGGAGATGGCTCGACACGCCCGCGCGCACGGCGGCTTCTTCACCGAGCGGGACTTCCTCGCCCAGCGAGCCCGCTGGGGCGAGCCGCTGTCCGGCGGCTACCGCGGCGTCACCATCTACGAGACGCCGCCCCCCACCCAGGGGCTGGCCGTGCTCGAGATGCTGCGCCTGCTGGAGCCCTACGACCTGGGGGCCATGGAGTACCTGGGCCCCGATCACGTCCATCTCCTCGTCCAGGCCAAGATGCTCGCCTACCATGACCGCGACAGGCTGCTGGCCGACCCGGACTTCGCCCGGGTGCCGGTGGAGCGCTTGCTCTCGCGCGCCTATGCCGACGAGCGCCGGCGGCTCATCGATCCCGCGCGGGCCCTGCCGTGGGACGGCGTGCCGGCCGCGGGGAGCCTGGCCGGCGACACCGTCTACGTCTGCGCGGTGGACGCCGAGGGCAATGCCGCCTCGCTGATCCAGAGCCTCTACGGGATCTACGGCTCCGGGGTGGTGGCCGGGAGCACCGGCGTCGTGCTCCAGAACCGCAGCGCCTACTTCTCGCTGGACCCCGACCACCCGAACCGCCTCGAGCCGGGGAAGATCCCCTTCCATACCCTCATCGCCTCGCTGGCCTTCCGCGGGGACGGCCTCTGGCAGGCCTTCGGCTGCATGGGCGCCGACGGCCAGCCGCAGATCCACCTGCAGGCCTATACCGCCATGATCGACTTCGGCCGGAGCCTCCCCGAGGCGCTGGCCTCGCCGCGCTGGCTGTCGGGACGCTTCGTCCTCGGCGACCCGCGGGACCTCCTCAACATGGAGGGGCGCTTCCCCGAGCACACCTTCGCCGAGCTCGAACGGCGGGGCCACCGCATCAACCGGTGGGGGGCGTGGAGCGAGCTGGCGGGGCACGCCCACGGCATCACCGTCGACCCGGACCGCCGCACGCGCCTGGGGGCCGCCGACCCGCGCAGCGACGGCGCGGCGCTGGGCTGCTAG